A stretch of DNA from Candidatus Dojkabacteria bacterium:
CAGATCTGCATCTGGTTGGAGTTTTGTGGAGAGGTGGCTGCCTTGCCATAGGCAGATGCGCCTCTTGCTGGAGTTTTGTGGAGAGGTGGCTGCCTTGCCATAGGCAGATACGCCTCTTGCTGAAGTTTTGTGGAGAGGTGGCTGAGTGGTCGAAAGCAGCGGTTTGCTAAACCGCCGTACTCATTTTTTGGGTACCGCAGGTTCGAATCCTGTCCTCTCCGTTGCTGAATGATCCCAGCGAAGATGGGGTCAACCAGCAACGGACAAAAACGGTGAGAACCTGTTCCGCCAACGGCGGAAAGGGACGAAACGCACCATAAATGAAATAAAAGCGCGTCTTGCACAAAGTGCAAAATCCTGTCCTCTCCGTTCTAGTGTTTTGGTAAAACCAAAATACAGAAGGAAAGAGATCTGCCCATGGCACGGTCCTTTCCGAACTCAAATTATACTTCTGTAATCCCACTTCGTAACAATCACATGGTCACAAAAGTCCAACTCAAGTAGAAATGCAACCTCCCTTACCTTTTCCGTAGTTAGATAATCCTCCTTACTAGGCTTACATTCTCCCGAAGGATGATTATGAACCAGGACAAAGGCAAAAGCAGAAAGCCTAAAAGCCCAGAATAAAATTAGCTTCACATCTATTGCCGCACAGTTTGTACACCCCAAAGCAATTTCCCGCTTTGCAATAAACTGCTTCCTTGAGTCTAAGTAAATCACAAAAACACACTCCTGTCTTTTACTTCCAATATCTTTCGTGAGCAACCAAACATCTTTTGTACAGTTAATTTGAGCTCTGGGATTCTGAAACAATCGCTTACCCAACTCAACAGCGGAAATAACGGAAAGTGCCTTTGCATCACCAATCCCTTTAATTCTACAAATTCTCTTATATAACCATTCTGCACTGGAATCTCCATTATTAATTATTTGTGAGATCTGTCTAGCCAAAGAATATACTGACCTTTTTTTACTTCCACTACCTAAAATAACAGCCAAAAGTTCTTTGTCAGAAAGAGATCTTACCCCCAGGACTTTAATTTTATCTCTTGGTTTCATTCTAAAATATATACACAACTTAACAAAATATATACAGGCTATAAATACAAAGCTGAACTAGCGTCAAAGCTTACAGCGGTTTGGGATTTATGTGGTTACTTGTCTTTTTTAATATACTTGCACTTAGGGTAACCGCTACATCCAATAAAGGTCCTACCCCACTTACCCTTACGTTCAACAAGATTGCTACCACATTCGGGACATCTTTCTCTTAAAATAAGGGGAACGGTTTCTTTACATTTCGGATAATTTTCACAAGCCCAGAATTTTCCATACTTGCCGGTTTTAAGAACCAAGTCTCCTTTACAACTTTTACATTTACCAGGGTCTTCATATTTTTCCATATCGAGCTTTTGCTCTTCCAAAGAAAGAATTCCCTTACATTCAGGAAACTTTTTACAGCTTAGGAATTTACCATTTCTACCAATTTTAACAACCATTGGTCCCCCACAAACGGGACACTTCTCTTTACTCTCCTCCAAAACGACTACATCTTCTTTTTTTATCTTCATGTGGCCGGATTCAATCTTCTTATGGAACGGTTTGTAATATTCTTTAAGTACAGATACCCGATCCTTGTCACCGTTTGCAATATCATCTAGTTCATCTTCCATTTGGGCAGTAAACTTTGAATCTACAACTTCTGTGAAGAATTTTGT
This window harbors:
- the radC gene encoding DNA repair protein RadC, with translation MKPRDKIKVLGVRSLSDKELLAVILGSGSKKRSVYSLARQISQIINNGDSSAEWLYKRICRIKGIGDAKALSVISAVELGKRLFQNPRAQINCTKDVWLLTKDIGSKRQECVFVIYLDSRKQFIAKREIALGCTNCAAIDVKLILFWAFRLSAFAFVLVHNHPSGECKPSKEDYLTTEKVREVAFLLELDFCDHVIVTKWDYRSII